From the Musa acuminata AAA Group cultivar baxijiao chromosome BXJ3-7, Cavendish_Baxijiao_AAA, whole genome shotgun sequence genome, one window contains:
- the LOC135643542 gene encoding uncharacterized protein LOC135643542 isoform X4, giving the protein MILRSVPSQFDLQAALLRPENPHRSRRSPRIREAVLPHNKPRGRRRRVEVRVRSSLDGFLQDLVVAFPSLTSLDLLFAPAIGFAAGAAFYFSSLRRGKPSDVDAVVGDWVLFTSPTPFNRSVLLRCPSVSFEDGGELLEGVNESLLRDERHYVNLSSGKIPFARDEGEEGPEEEISYQRACVGTDDGGVISLDWPENLDLGKEHGLDTTVLIVPGTTEGSMDRYVRYFVSDALQHGYFPIVMNPRGCAGSPLTTPRLFTAADSDDVFTALQFISTVRPWTTVMGVGWGYGANMLTKYLAEVGESTVLTAAVCVDNPFDLAEATRSFPHHIALDQKLMSGLIDILQDNKELFQGKAKNFDVGKALSTKSVRDFDGAISIISHGHDTIEDFYSKTSTRQSIQSLKIPVLFIQSDDGTVPTYSIPRSSIAENPFTSLLLCSYLPSSFMATRHSAIFWCQHLAIEWISAVEFTLLKGRHPLLKDADVTINPSKGLAFIDERAPEQNISNGVEGRYNSSPLHLSHKIVDGYINRKLTQPNSVNGLLDDPANSVLKQTDAAAQGKVNGNVDSRSEVQQIESEDDDGTKHINAIDFQNSSADTEMDEEENKVLQTAAVVMNMLDVTMPGALDDEQKEKVLSAVGQGENLVRALQGAVPEDVRGKLTTAVTEIMQTQGKNLNLEGLNRIGWIPNVTSKVNSRIQDTVKISVNENGNDENNSGVGHEGRVQGDLEQLNSVNISISENVEPSEQRTSQSPGLTDDGCEPSQGNSTERVDHVIDETGGEKHKFSQRLGIADKHTEDDNFLNDASYIHYSEEKSTDHNKEQNMPISISNSEESLSSSVSVSDHQVVQKECYEFQKNEDKVNQELHQNSHSSTTSNEALQCSSKPPSLSVTQALDALTGFDDSTQMAVNSVFGVLENMIDQLEKSNNEGDDDEVKKSKDEISQILSPDLPTVNGDDYKRTEQRSNRSSKISNINLSPRHPDNYVNKEDIQPDNTVEDKLGSNCIANSLESSTETRTGGSELNTLGLNPSNNIGKVGPLQNYSLDKAIDPYYWGSPYEAYLQRYISSWFPRSKSSDLDSTTDLFLDPEKGQWKMLDQAGSFSGNIEEGWQNQIINGDTENQHQSSTQSDADSIIETSYAILDSELPEIEQQLTETFDTKGGWDTKEEEMLCLIRNNLLDSLKVEVDRRLSTSNLKELEGDLVDDMKQVADAVTKAIVLDNHLDLKSLSEDSDLEMVNGTLDGEHTVKIISSAIEETRYLKKVLPLGLIVGSLLASLRKYFKIAALHYVDQNKDIEKSGNIQEKHSEEEVYTRNEHLDDEKIQVYNDLTGVDKNSATTNYSKDVVMVRAVTAALGATALLAHHQQKDTYKSSQVMEVPSSVTNIEGSQNEEQTKSEEATQEKNPITIVSSLAEKAMSVAGPVVPTKDDGEVDQERIRTEGWIVEISW; this is encoded by the exons ATGATCCTCCGATCGGTGCCCTCCCAATTCGATCTCCAAGCCGCGTTGCTCCGTCCCGAGAATCCTCACCGGTCTCGCCGGAGCCCTCGGATCCGGGAGGCGGTCCTCCCCCATAACAAGCCGCGGGGGAGGCGGCGGCGGGTGGAGGTCCGCGTCCGGTCCTCGCTCGATGGCTTCTTACAGGACCTCGTCGTTGCCTTCCCCTCCCTGACCTCCCTCGACCTCCTCTTCGCCCCTGCGATCGGATTTGCCGCTGGTGCCGCTTTTTATTTctcttctttaaggaggggaaagCCGTCTGATGTGGATGCCGTGGTTGGAGATTGGGTTCTGTTCACGAGCCCGACGCCGTTCAACCGGAGCGTCCTCCTCCGGTGCCCTTCGGTGTCATTTGAGGATGGTGGCGAGCTTTTAGAGGGAGTGAACGAGAGTCTTCTCAGGGACGAGCGGCACTACGTGAATCTCAGCAGCGGAAAGATCCCCTTTGCAAGGGACGAGGGAGAAGAGGGGCCTGAGGAGGAGATATCCTACCAGAGGGCCTGCGTGGGGACGGATGATGGAGGGGTTATCTCATTGGATTGGCCCGAAAATTTGGACTTGGGGAAGGAGCATGGGTTGGACACGACAGTGCTCATCGTGCCAGGGACTACTGAAGGGAGCATGGATAGATACGTGAGATATTTCGTATCTGATGCCCTCCAGCATGGTTATTTCCCCATTGTCATGAATCCAAGAGGTTGTGCTGGTTCCCCATTGACTACACCAAG GTTATTCACAGCTGCTGACAGTGATGATGTCTTCACAGCTCTCCAATTCATCAGCACAGTAAGACCCTGGACAACTGTGATGGGTGTTGGCTGGGGTTATGGTGCAAATATGCTGACGAAGTATCTTGCTGAAGTAGGAGAGTCAACTGTCCTAACTGCTGCTGTTTGTGTAGATAATCCATTTGACTTGGCTGAAGCCACAAGGTCATTCCCTCATCATATTGCTTTGGACCAAAAGCTCATGAGTGGGTTGATAGATATTCTGCAAGATAACAAG GAACTCTTTCAAGGTAAAGCTAAAAATTTTGATGTTGGAAAAGCTTTGTCAACAAAATCTGTTCGTGATTTTGATGGAGCTATATCAATTATTTCTCATGGGCATGATACAATTGAGGACTTCTATTCAAAGACCAGTACAAGACAGTCAATACAGAGTCTTAAGATTCCTGTCCTTTTTATACAG AGTGATGATGGGACTGTGCCAACTTACTCTATTCCACGCAGTTCAATAGCAGAAAATCCATTTACAAGCCTGCTTCTTTGTTCTTACTTGCCTTCATCTTTTATGGCAACAAGGCATTCTGCCATTTTTTGGTGCCAACATCTTGCTATTGAG TGGATATCAGCAGTGGAGTTTACACTTCTGAAGGGTCGTCATCCTCTTTTAAAAGATGCTGATGTCACCATCAATccttcaaaaggtttggcatttaTTGATGAGAGAGCACCAGAGCAGAATATTTCCAATGGTGTTGAAGGGAGATACAATTCTTCCCCTTTGCATTTAAGCCATAAGATTGTAGATGGGTATATAAATAGGAAGCTTACCCAGCCAAACTCTGTAAATGGATTGCTTGATGATCCAGCTAATAGTGTGCTTAAGCAAACTGATGCTGCAGCTCAAGGTAAAGTTAATGGTAATGTGGATTCAAGAAGTGAGGTACAGCAGATAGAGAGTGAAGATGATGATGGAACAAAGCATATCAATGCCATTGATTTCCAGAATAGTAGTGCAGATACTGAGATGgatgaagaagaaaacaaagtttTACAAACTGCAGCTGTTGTCATGAATATGCTTGATGTTACAATGCCTGGCGCTCTTGATGATGAACAGAAGGAAAAG GTTCTTTCCGCTGTTGGGCAAGGAGAAAACCTGGTGAGAGCTCTTCAAGGAGCTGTGCCAGAAGATGTACGTGGAAAGCTCACAACTGCTGTTACTGAAATTATGCAAACTCAAGGGAAAAACTTGAATCTTGAAGGACTCAATAGGATTGGTTGGATTCCTAATGTTACGTCAAAGGTAAATTCAAGGATCCAAGATACAGTGAAGATCTCAGTGAATGAGAATGGCAATGATGAGAACAATTCAGGTGTGGGTCATGAGGGGAGGGTGCAAGGTGATCTAGAACAGTTAAATTCGGTCAATATCAGCATTTCAGAAAATGTTGAACCCTCTGAACAGAGAACTTCTCAGTCTCCTGGACTTACTGATGATGGATGTGAACCAAGCCAGGGTAATAGTACGGAGAGGGTTGATCATGTGATAGATGAAACTGGTGGTGAGAAGCACAAGTTCAGTCAAAGACTTGGAATTGCTGATAAGCACACTGAAGATGATAATTTTCTTAATGATGCAAGTTATATCCATTACAGTGAAGAAAAGAGTACAGACCATAACAAAGAACAAAATATGCCAATTTCTATATCTAATTCTGAGGAGTCACTTTCATCAAGTGTGTCAGTATCAGATCACCAGGTTGTGCAGAAAGAATGCTATGAATTTCAGAAGAACGAAGACAAAGTTAATCAGGAATTGCATCAAAATTCACATAGTTCCACAACATCAAATGAAGCTTTACAATGCTCTTCTAAGCCCCCTTCACTCAGTGTCACTCAAGCATTAGATGCCTTGACCGGATTTGATGATTCTACACAGATGGCAGTTAACAGTGTGTTTGGGGTTTTAGAAAACATGATTGACCAGTTAGAGAAAAGTAACAATGAAGGGGATGATGATGAAGTGAAGAAAAGTAAGGATGAGATATCTCAAATTCTATCGCCTGACCTTCCCACCGTCAATGGAGACGATTATAAAAGGACAGAGCAGAGAAGCAATCGATCAAgtaaaatatcaaatataaatCTGTCACCTAGGCATCCTGATAATTATGTAAATAAGGAAGACATTCAACCTGATAACACTGTGGAAGATAAATTGGGTTCGAATTGTATTGCTAATAGCCTTGAATCATCCACAGAAACTAGGACTGGAGGGTCCGAATTAAATACTTTAGGACTTAATCCCTCAAACAATATTGGTAAAGTTGGCCCTTTACAAAATTATTCTCTAGACAAAGCTATTGACCCTTATTATTGGGGCTCACCATATGAAGCATATCTCCAGAGGTATATTTCTTCTTGGTTCCCAAGATCAAAATCATCTGATTTGGATTCAACTACTGATTTATTCCTTGACCCAGAAAAGGGTCAGTGGAAAATGCTAGATCAAGCAGGAAGTTTCAGTGGTAACATAGAAGAAGGCTGGCAAAATCAGATTATCaatggagacaccgaaaatcagcaTCAGTCATCAACGCAAAGTGACGCAGATAGTATTATCGAGACATCATATGCGATTTTAGATTCAGAACTTCCAGAAATTGAACAACAATTAACTGAAACTTTTGATACTAAGGGTGGTTGGGATACAAAAGAAGAGGAAATGCTGTGCTTAATTAGGAACAATTTACTTGATTCTCTGAAGGTTGAAGTTGATCGTAGATTGAGCACTTCCAATTTGAAGGAATTGGAAGGGGATCTTGTAGATGATATGAAACAAGTTGCTGATGCAGTAACTAAAGCAATCGTTCTAGACAATCATTTAGACTTGAAGTCGCTTTCAGAGGATAGCGACCTAGAAATGGTAAATGGTACACTAGATGGAGAACACACTGTCAAAATAATATCTTCTGCAATTGAGGAAACCAGATATTTGAAGAAGGTCCTTCCACTTGGTTTAATTGTTGGTTCACTCTTGGCATCTTTGAGAAAGTACTTCAAGATTGCTGCTTTACATTATGTAGACCAAAACAAAGATATTGAGAAATCTGGAAATATTCAGGAGAAACATTCTGAGGAGGAGGTTTACACCAGGAATGAACATCTTGATGATGAGAAAATTCAAGTTTACAATGATTTAACTGGTGTGGATAAAAACTCTGCCACTACTAATTACAGTAAAGATGTAGTCATGGTTAGAGCAGTTACCGCCGCCTTAGGTGCAACTGCATTATTAGCACACCATCAG CAAAAGGACACTTACAAAAGCAGTCAAGTAATGGAAGTTCCTTCAAGTGTAACTAACATAGAAGGGTCTCAAAATGAGGAGCAGACTAAGTCTGAGGAGGCAACCCAAGAGAAGAATCCAATTACTATTGTGAGCAGTCTAGCTGAGAAAGCAATGTCTGTTGCTGGACCTGTAGTACCGACCAAGGATGATGGGGAAGTGGATCAGGAGAG AATTAGGACAGAAGGGTGGATTGTTGAGATTAGTTGGTAA
- the LOC135643542 gene encoding uncharacterized protein LOC135643542 isoform X2, whose protein sequence is MILRSVPSQFDLQAALLRPENPHRSRRSPRIREAVLPHNKPRGRRRRVEVRVRSSLDGFLQDLVVAFPSLTSLDLLFAPAIGFAAGAAFYFSSLRRGKPSDVDAVVGDWVLFTSPTPFNRSVLLRCPSVSFEDGGELLEGVNESLLRDERHYVNLSSGKIPFARDEGEEGPEEEISYQRACVGTDDGGVISLDWPENLDLGKEHGLDTTVLIVPGTTEGSMDRYVRYFVSDALQHGYFPIVMNPRGCAGSPLTTPRLFTAADSDDVFTALQFISTVRPWTTVMGVGWGYGANMLTKYLAEVGESTVLTAAVCVDNPFDLAEATRSFPHHIALDQKLMSGLIDILQDNKELFQGKAKNFDVGKALSTKSVRDFDGAISIISHGHDTIEDFYSKTSTRQSIQSLKIPVLFIQSDDGTVPTYSIPRSSIAENPFTSLLLCSYLPSSFMATRHSAIFWCQHLAIEWISAVEFTLLKGRHPLLKDADVTINPSKGLAFIDERAPEQNISNGVEGRYNSSPLHLSHKIVDGYINRKLTQPNSVNGLLDDPANSVLKQTDAAAQGKVNGNVDSRSEVQQIESEDDDGTKHINAIDFQNSSADTEMDEEENKVLQTAAVVMNMLDVTMPGALDDEQKEKVLSAVGQGENLVRALQGAVPEDVRGKLTTAVTEIMQTQGKNLNLEGLNRIGWIPNVTSKVNSRIQDTVKISVNENGNDENNSGVGHEGRVQGDLEQLNSVNISISENVEPSEQRTSQSPGLTDDGCEPSQGNSTERVDHVIDETGGEKHKFSQRLGIADKHTEDDNFLNDASYIHYSEEKSTDHNKEQNMPISISNSEESLSSSVSVSDHQVVQKECYEFQKNEDKVNQELHQNSHSSTTSNEALQCSSKPPSLSVTQALDALTGFDDSTQMAVNSVFGVLENMIDQLEKSNNEGDDDEVKKSKDEISQILSPDLPTVNGDDYKRTEQRSNRSSKISNINLSPRHPDNYVNKEDIQPDNTVEDKLGSNCIANSLESSTETRTGGSELNTLGLNPSNNIGKVGPLQNYSLDKAIDPYYWGSPYEAYLQRYISSWFPRSKSSDLDSTTDLFLDPEKGQWKMLDQAGSFSGNIEEGWQNQIINGDTENQHQSSTQSDADSIIETSYAILDSELPEIEQQLTETFDTKGGWDTKEEEMLCLIRNNLLDSLKVEVDRRLSTSNLKELEGDLVDDMKQVADAVTKAIVLDNHLDLKSLSEDSDLEMVNGTLDGEHTVKIISSAIEETRYLKKVLPLGLIVGSLLASLRKYFKIAALHYVDQNKDIEKSGNIQEKHSEEEVYTRNEHLDDEKIQVYNDLTGVDKNSATTNYSKDVVMVRAVTAALGATALLAHHQQKDTYKSSQVMEVPSSVTNIEGSQNEEQTKSEEATQEKNPITIVSSLAEKAMSVAGPVVPTKDDGEVDQERLVAVLAELGQKGGLLRLVGKVALLWGGLRGAMSLTDRLISFLHIAERPLFQRVIWFGCMVLVLWSPVVIPLLPTLVQSWTMRTSNKIAEYACVLGLHVSSMILVVLWGKRIRGYDNPLEQYGLDLREPRLLFCRSLVLLKV, encoded by the exons ATGATCCTCCGATCGGTGCCCTCCCAATTCGATCTCCAAGCCGCGTTGCTCCGTCCCGAGAATCCTCACCGGTCTCGCCGGAGCCCTCGGATCCGGGAGGCGGTCCTCCCCCATAACAAGCCGCGGGGGAGGCGGCGGCGGGTGGAGGTCCGCGTCCGGTCCTCGCTCGATGGCTTCTTACAGGACCTCGTCGTTGCCTTCCCCTCCCTGACCTCCCTCGACCTCCTCTTCGCCCCTGCGATCGGATTTGCCGCTGGTGCCGCTTTTTATTTctcttctttaaggaggggaaagCCGTCTGATGTGGATGCCGTGGTTGGAGATTGGGTTCTGTTCACGAGCCCGACGCCGTTCAACCGGAGCGTCCTCCTCCGGTGCCCTTCGGTGTCATTTGAGGATGGTGGCGAGCTTTTAGAGGGAGTGAACGAGAGTCTTCTCAGGGACGAGCGGCACTACGTGAATCTCAGCAGCGGAAAGATCCCCTTTGCAAGGGACGAGGGAGAAGAGGGGCCTGAGGAGGAGATATCCTACCAGAGGGCCTGCGTGGGGACGGATGATGGAGGGGTTATCTCATTGGATTGGCCCGAAAATTTGGACTTGGGGAAGGAGCATGGGTTGGACACGACAGTGCTCATCGTGCCAGGGACTACTGAAGGGAGCATGGATAGATACGTGAGATATTTCGTATCTGATGCCCTCCAGCATGGTTATTTCCCCATTGTCATGAATCCAAGAGGTTGTGCTGGTTCCCCATTGACTACACCAAG GTTATTCACAGCTGCTGACAGTGATGATGTCTTCACAGCTCTCCAATTCATCAGCACAGTAAGACCCTGGACAACTGTGATGGGTGTTGGCTGGGGTTATGGTGCAAATATGCTGACGAAGTATCTTGCTGAAGTAGGAGAGTCAACTGTCCTAACTGCTGCTGTTTGTGTAGATAATCCATTTGACTTGGCTGAAGCCACAAGGTCATTCCCTCATCATATTGCTTTGGACCAAAAGCTCATGAGTGGGTTGATAGATATTCTGCAAGATAACAAG GAACTCTTTCAAGGTAAAGCTAAAAATTTTGATGTTGGAAAAGCTTTGTCAACAAAATCTGTTCGTGATTTTGATGGAGCTATATCAATTATTTCTCATGGGCATGATACAATTGAGGACTTCTATTCAAAGACCAGTACAAGACAGTCAATACAGAGTCTTAAGATTCCTGTCCTTTTTATACAG AGTGATGATGGGACTGTGCCAACTTACTCTATTCCACGCAGTTCAATAGCAGAAAATCCATTTACAAGCCTGCTTCTTTGTTCTTACTTGCCTTCATCTTTTATGGCAACAAGGCATTCTGCCATTTTTTGGTGCCAACATCTTGCTATTGAG TGGATATCAGCAGTGGAGTTTACACTTCTGAAGGGTCGTCATCCTCTTTTAAAAGATGCTGATGTCACCATCAATccttcaaaaggtttggcatttaTTGATGAGAGAGCACCAGAGCAGAATATTTCCAATGGTGTTGAAGGGAGATACAATTCTTCCCCTTTGCATTTAAGCCATAAGATTGTAGATGGGTATATAAATAGGAAGCTTACCCAGCCAAACTCTGTAAATGGATTGCTTGATGATCCAGCTAATAGTGTGCTTAAGCAAACTGATGCTGCAGCTCAAGGTAAAGTTAATGGTAATGTGGATTCAAGAAGTGAGGTACAGCAGATAGAGAGTGAAGATGATGATGGAACAAAGCATATCAATGCCATTGATTTCCAGAATAGTAGTGCAGATACTGAGATGgatgaagaagaaaacaaagtttTACAAACTGCAGCTGTTGTCATGAATATGCTTGATGTTACAATGCCTGGCGCTCTTGATGATGAACAGAAGGAAAAG GTTCTTTCCGCTGTTGGGCAAGGAGAAAACCTGGTGAGAGCTCTTCAAGGAGCTGTGCCAGAAGATGTACGTGGAAAGCTCACAACTGCTGTTACTGAAATTATGCAAACTCAAGGGAAAAACTTGAATCTTGAAGGACTCAATAGGATTGGTTGGATTCCTAATGTTACGTCAAAGGTAAATTCAAGGATCCAAGATACAGTGAAGATCTCAGTGAATGAGAATGGCAATGATGAGAACAATTCAGGTGTGGGTCATGAGGGGAGGGTGCAAGGTGATCTAGAACAGTTAAATTCGGTCAATATCAGCATTTCAGAAAATGTTGAACCCTCTGAACAGAGAACTTCTCAGTCTCCTGGACTTACTGATGATGGATGTGAACCAAGCCAGGGTAATAGTACGGAGAGGGTTGATCATGTGATAGATGAAACTGGTGGTGAGAAGCACAAGTTCAGTCAAAGACTTGGAATTGCTGATAAGCACACTGAAGATGATAATTTTCTTAATGATGCAAGTTATATCCATTACAGTGAAGAAAAGAGTACAGACCATAACAAAGAACAAAATATGCCAATTTCTATATCTAATTCTGAGGAGTCACTTTCATCAAGTGTGTCAGTATCAGATCACCAGGTTGTGCAGAAAGAATGCTATGAATTTCAGAAGAACGAAGACAAAGTTAATCAGGAATTGCATCAAAATTCACATAGTTCCACAACATCAAATGAAGCTTTACAATGCTCTTCTAAGCCCCCTTCACTCAGTGTCACTCAAGCATTAGATGCCTTGACCGGATTTGATGATTCTACACAGATGGCAGTTAACAGTGTGTTTGGGGTTTTAGAAAACATGATTGACCAGTTAGAGAAAAGTAACAATGAAGGGGATGATGATGAAGTGAAGAAAAGTAAGGATGAGATATCTCAAATTCTATCGCCTGACCTTCCCACCGTCAATGGAGACGATTATAAAAGGACAGAGCAGAGAAGCAATCGATCAAgtaaaatatcaaatataaatCTGTCACCTAGGCATCCTGATAATTATGTAAATAAGGAAGACATTCAACCTGATAACACTGTGGAAGATAAATTGGGTTCGAATTGTATTGCTAATAGCCTTGAATCATCCACAGAAACTAGGACTGGAGGGTCCGAATTAAATACTTTAGGACTTAATCCCTCAAACAATATTGGTAAAGTTGGCCCTTTACAAAATTATTCTCTAGACAAAGCTATTGACCCTTATTATTGGGGCTCACCATATGAAGCATATCTCCAGAGGTATATTTCTTCTTGGTTCCCAAGATCAAAATCATCTGATTTGGATTCAACTACTGATTTATTCCTTGACCCAGAAAAGGGTCAGTGGAAAATGCTAGATCAAGCAGGAAGTTTCAGTGGTAACATAGAAGAAGGCTGGCAAAATCAGATTATCaatggagacaccgaaaatcagcaTCAGTCATCAACGCAAAGTGACGCAGATAGTATTATCGAGACATCATATGCGATTTTAGATTCAGAACTTCCAGAAATTGAACAACAATTAACTGAAACTTTTGATACTAAGGGTGGTTGGGATACAAAAGAAGAGGAAATGCTGTGCTTAATTAGGAACAATTTACTTGATTCTCTGAAGGTTGAAGTTGATCGTAGATTGAGCACTTCCAATTTGAAGGAATTGGAAGGGGATCTTGTAGATGATATGAAACAAGTTGCTGATGCAGTAACTAAAGCAATCGTTCTAGACAATCATTTAGACTTGAAGTCGCTTTCAGAGGATAGCGACCTAGAAATGGTAAATGGTACACTAGATGGAGAACACACTGTCAAAATAATATCTTCTGCAATTGAGGAAACCAGATATTTGAAGAAGGTCCTTCCACTTGGTTTAATTGTTGGTTCACTCTTGGCATCTTTGAGAAAGTACTTCAAGATTGCTGCTTTACATTATGTAGACCAAAACAAAGATATTGAGAAATCTGGAAATATTCAGGAGAAACATTCTGAGGAGGAGGTTTACACCAGGAATGAACATCTTGATGATGAGAAAATTCAAGTTTACAATGATTTAACTGGTGTGGATAAAAACTCTGCCACTACTAATTACAGTAAAGATGTAGTCATGGTTAGAGCAGTTACCGCCGCCTTAGGTGCAACTGCATTATTAGCACACCATCAG CAAAAGGACACTTACAAAAGCAGTCAAGTAATGGAAGTTCCTTCAAGTGTAACTAACATAGAAGGGTCTCAAAATGAGGAGCAGACTAAGTCTGAGGAGGCAACCCAAGAGAAGAATCCAATTACTATTGTGAGCAGTCTAGCTGAGAAAGCAATGTCTGTTGCTGGACCTGTAGTACCGACCAAGGATGATGGGGAAGTGGATCAGGAGAG ACTGGTCGCTGTTCTAGCAGAATTAGGACAGAAGGGTGGATTGTTGAGATTAGTTGGTAAAGTTGCTTTGCTCTGGGGTGGTTTACGTGGTGCTATGAGCTTGACTGACAGGCTCATCTCATTTTTGCATATTGCTGAGCGTCCACTGTTTCAGAG GGTTATTTGGTTCGGCTGCATGGTTCTTGTCTTATGGTCTCCAGTGGTGATTCCCCTACTCCCAACACTAGTACAAAGTTGGACAATGAGGACATCAAATAAAATTGCTGAATATGCATGTGTTTTGGGACTCCATGTTTCTAGTATGATCCTTGTTGTACTTTGGGGTAAAAGAATACGAGGCTATGACAATCCCCTTGAACAATATGGACTGGATCTCAGAGAACCCAGG CTGCTTTTCTGCAGGTCCTTGGTTTTGTTAAAGGTTTGA